In Streptomyces sp. RFCAC02, the following proteins share a genomic window:
- the pstB gene encoding phosphate ABC transporter ATP-binding protein PstB: MAKRIDVGGLTAYYGAHAAIEDISLHVEPGAVTAFIGPSGCGKSTFLRTLNRMHEVTPGGRVEGTVLLDNEDLYGPGVDPVAVRRTVGMVFQRPNPFPTMSIYDNVAAGPRLSGRRVRRAELDAVVERNLRAAHLWDEVKDRLHRPGAGLSGGQQQRLCIARATAVEPEVLLMDEPCSALDPISTLAIEDLIGQLKKRYTIVIVTHNMQQAARVSDRTAFFNLSGVGQPGRLVEVGDTHKIFSNPSVQATEDYISGRFG; this comes from the coding sequence ATGGCCAAACGCATCGACGTCGGCGGACTGACCGCGTACTACGGCGCGCACGCGGCGATCGAGGACATCAGCCTGCACGTCGAGCCGGGGGCCGTCACGGCGTTCATCGGCCCGTCCGGCTGCGGCAAGTCCACGTTCCTGCGGACGCTGAACCGCATGCACGAGGTCACGCCCGGCGGCCGCGTCGAGGGCACCGTCCTCCTCGACAACGAGGACCTGTACGGCCCCGGCGTCGACCCGGTGGCCGTGCGGCGCACCGTCGGCATGGTCTTCCAGCGGCCGAACCCGTTCCCCACCATGTCGATCTACGACAACGTGGCGGCCGGCCCGCGGCTGAGCGGACGGCGCGTCCGCAGGGCGGAGCTCGACGCCGTCGTCGAGCGGAACCTCCGTGCCGCCCACCTGTGGGACGAGGTGAAGGACCGCCTGCACCGGCCGGGCGCCGGCCTGTCCGGCGGCCAGCAGCAGCGGCTGTGCATCGCCCGCGCGACGGCCGTCGAACCGGAGGTGCTGCTGATGGACGAGCCGTGCTCGGCGCTCGACCCCATCTCGACACTCGCCATCGAGGACCTGATCGGGCAGCTCAAGAAGCGCTACACGATCGTCATCGTCACCCACAACATGCAGCAGGCCGCCCGCGTCTCGGACCGCACGGCGTTCTTCAACCTGTCCGGCGTCGGGCAGCCGGGCCGCCTCGTCGAGGTCGGCGACACGCACAAGATCTTCAGCAACCCGTCCGTCCAGGCCACCGAGGACTACATCTCCGGACGCTTCGGGTGA
- a CDS encoding aldo/keto reductase, producing the protein MARNERTAAASGTFRIGGDLEVTRLGYGTMQLTGPGVWGDPADPAEALRVLRRTRDLGITFIDTADAYGPFTADLLLREALHPYDDDLVIATKVGHTRPGPDVWVPLGRPEYLRQQVELNLRHLGVERIDLLQLHRVDPRVPLADQVGTLAELRDQGKIRHLGLSQVTVAQLEEARRTAPIVSVQNLYNLADRSDEDVLEYAEAHGIAFIPWFPLATGALAAGDSPLTRIAADRGVAPSQLALAWLLRRSPVVLPIPGTSSVAHLEENAAAATVELTDDEFTALAAATENTTPDDAA; encoded by the coding sequence ATGGCACGAAACGAGCGAACGGCCGCCGCGTCCGGCACCTTCCGGATCGGGGGCGACCTGGAGGTCACCCGCCTCGGCTACGGCACCATGCAGCTCACCGGCCCGGGCGTCTGGGGCGACCCGGCCGACCCGGCCGAGGCCCTGCGCGTGCTGCGCCGCACCCGCGACCTCGGCATCACCTTCATCGACACGGCCGACGCGTACGGCCCCTTCACCGCCGACCTGCTGCTGCGCGAGGCGCTCCACCCCTACGACGACGACCTGGTCATCGCCACGAAGGTCGGCCACACCCGCCCGGGTCCCGACGTCTGGGTGCCGCTCGGCCGCCCGGAGTACCTGCGACAGCAGGTCGAGCTGAACCTCCGCCACCTCGGCGTCGAGCGCATCGACCTGCTGCAGCTCCACCGCGTCGACCCGCGGGTGCCGCTCGCCGACCAGGTCGGCACCCTCGCCGAACTCCGCGACCAGGGCAAGATCCGCCACCTCGGCCTGAGCCAGGTCACCGTGGCGCAGCTCGAGGAGGCGCGGCGCACGGCCCCGATCGTGTCCGTCCAGAACCTCTACAACCTCGCCGACCGGTCCGACGAGGACGTGCTCGAGTACGCCGAGGCACACGGCATCGCGTTCATCCCGTGGTTCCCGCTCGCGACGGGCGCCCTGGCCGCCGGCGACAGCCCGCTGACGCGCATCGCCGCCGACCGCGGCGTCGCGCCGTCCCAGCTCGCCCTGGCGTGGCTGCTGCGGCGCTCCCCGGTCGTCCTCCCCATCCCCGGCACGTCGTCGGTGGCCCACCTGGAGGAGAACGCGGCGGCAGCCACCGTCGAACTGACCGACGACGAGTTCACCGCACTGGCGGCGGCGACGGAGAACACCACCCCGGACGACGCGGCCTGA
- the pstA gene encoding phosphate ABC transporter permease PstA, protein MTGTLRPPRLPRWTPAALLTGSVAVGALAGVLAGLRSHAQWGVIAAAVFVTATFALTARVEGRRRAVDRLAALAVWACFIVALLPLLSLLWETVGRGLPGVDWYFLTHSMNGVLSWQPGGGIYHAALGTLEQVLIASVLALPLGLLTAVYLVEYGRGRLRTAITFFVDVMTGIPSIVAGLFVLSLWIMMLGFGYSGLAGAFALAILMLPIVVRSTEEMLKLVPAELREAALALGVPKWRVILRIVLPTAVGGIATGVMLALARIAGETAPIILLVFGTGMINANVFDGAQSSLPLYVYEQWSFGTEPAYDRAWAAALVLIAFVMLLNLAARAVARWKAPSSGR, encoded by the coding sequence GTGACCGGCACCCTCCGTCCGCCCCGGCTGCCGCGCTGGACGCCCGCCGCCCTGCTGACCGGTTCCGTCGCCGTCGGCGCCCTCGCGGGCGTGCTCGCCGGGCTGCGCAGCCACGCGCAGTGGGGCGTGATCGCGGCCGCCGTCTTCGTCACCGCCACGTTCGCGCTCACCGCGCGGGTCGAGGGCAGGCGGCGTGCCGTGGACCGGCTGGCGGCCCTCGCCGTGTGGGCCTGCTTCATCGTCGCGCTGCTGCCGCTGCTGTCCCTGCTGTGGGAGACCGTCGGGCGCGGCCTGCCAGGCGTCGACTGGTACTTCCTCACCCACTCGATGAACGGCGTCCTGTCCTGGCAGCCGGGCGGCGGCATCTACCACGCCGCGCTGGGCACGCTGGAGCAGGTCCTGATCGCCTCGGTGCTGGCGCTGCCCCTCGGTCTCCTGACGGCGGTCTACCTCGTGGAGTACGGGCGCGGCCGGCTGCGGACGGCGATCACGTTCTTCGTGGACGTCATGACGGGCATCCCGTCGATCGTGGCCGGCCTGTTCGTCCTCAGCCTGTGGATCATGATGCTCGGCTTCGGCTACTCGGGGCTGGCCGGCGCGTTCGCCCTGGCGATCCTCATGCTGCCGATCGTCGTGCGGTCCACCGAGGAGATGCTGAAGCTCGTCCCGGCCGAGCTGCGGGAGGCGGCGCTCGCGCTGGGCGTGCCGAAGTGGCGCGTGATCCTGCGGATCGTGCTGCCGACCGCCGTCGGCGGCATCGCGACCGGGGTGATGCTGGCGCTCGCGCGGATCGCGGGGGAGACGGCGCCGATCATCCTGCTCGTCTTCGGCACCGGCATGATCAACGCGAACGTGTTCGACGGCGCCCAGTCGTCGCTGCCGCTGTACGTGTACGAGCAGTGGTCGTTCGGCACGGAGCCCGCGTACGACCGTGCGTGGGCCGCGGCGCTCGTGCTGATCGCCTTCGTCATGCTGCTGAACCTGGCGGCCCGCGCCGTGGCCCGCTGGAAGGCCCCGTCGTCCGGCCGCTGA
- a CDS encoding bifunctional lytic transglycosylase/C40 family peptidase produces the protein MRKVLYVVGGGVGLLACFMALLVVGVYGAAAGLLGGGSGSGSGGRLATNAVPAEYADLIQRYGNACPTLSPAILAAQLNQESGFNARAASSANAQGIAQFIPSTWAAHGLDGNGDGVADVWDPADAIPSAASYDCILAEDVKDVPGDPVANMLAAYNAGPYAVIKYGGVPPYEETRNYVEVILRSAASFAAPETDGRLATTEQAAGAIEYAQDKLGTPYLWGGDGTPEDGGRFDCSGLTKAAFASVGIELPRVANDQWAAGPHPSRDQLAPGDLVFFAYDLQDSRSIHHVGIYVGGGYMINAPYTGAEIRYDPIDSPDYFGATRPTAG, from the coding sequence ATGCGGAAGGTGCTGTATGTCGTCGGTGGCGGCGTCGGGCTGCTCGCCTGCTTCATGGCGCTGCTCGTCGTCGGGGTGTACGGCGCCGCGGCCGGGCTCCTCGGCGGCGGCTCGGGCAGCGGATCCGGCGGACGGCTCGCCACCAACGCCGTCCCCGCCGAGTACGCGGACCTCATCCAGCGGTACGGCAACGCCTGCCCCACCCTCAGCCCCGCCATTCTCGCCGCCCAGCTCAACCAGGAGAGCGGCTTCAACGCCCGCGCCGCCAGCTCGGCCAACGCCCAGGGCATCGCCCAGTTCATCCCCTCCACCTGGGCCGCCCACGGCCTCGACGGCAACGGCGACGGCGTCGCCGACGTCTGGGACCCCGCCGACGCCATCCCCTCGGCCGCCTCCTACGACTGCATCCTCGCCGAGGACGTGAAGGACGTCCCCGGCGACCCGGTCGCCAACATGCTGGCCGCCTACAACGCCGGCCCCTACGCCGTCATCAAGTACGGCGGCGTCCCGCCCTACGAGGAGACGCGGAACTACGTCGAGGTGATCCTCCGGTCCGCCGCCTCGTTCGCCGCGCCGGAGACGGACGGCCGGCTCGCCACCACCGAACAGGCCGCGGGCGCCATCGAATACGCCCAGGACAAGCTCGGCACGCCCTACCTCTGGGGCGGCGACGGCACCCCCGAGGACGGCGGCCGGTTCGACTGCTCCGGCCTCACCAAGGCCGCCTTCGCGTCCGTCGGCATCGAGCTGCCCCGCGTCGCCAACGACCAGTGGGCCGCGGGCCCGCACCCCTCGCGGGACCAACTCGCCCCCGGGGACCTCGTGTTCTTCGCGTATGATCTTCAGGATTCACGGAGTATTCATCACGTCGGCATCTACGTCGGCGGCGGGTACATGATCAACGCCCCCTACACCGGGGCCGAGATCCGCTACGACCCGATCGATTCTCCTGATTACTTCGGGGCTACCCGCCCCACCGCCGGGTGA
- the pstC gene encoding phosphate ABC transporter permease subunit PstC: MSARDRSRRAPGHRSAERRGDRVFRGLSRGSGVTLLVVMAAIAAFLAVRSVIAVRHDEGNFLTTFEWDANADPPVFGIAVLLFGTVVSSVVAMVLAVPVAIGIALFLTHYAPRRLAAPLSYLVDLLAAVPSIVYGLWGALYLVPRLTGPYLWLDQWFGWTGVLAYDGTPARSLMTAGLLLAVMILPIVTSVTREVFRQAPAGPQEAALALGATRWEVIRMTVLPFARSGMISASMLGLGRALGETMAVATVLSPGFFIEASLLESGGATFAQNIASQFKEAGSMGRDALIASGLVLFLLTLLVNGAARLLIARRAEYSGAAA, encoded by the coding sequence GTGAGCGCCCGGGACCGGTCGCGCCGCGCCCCGGGGCACCGTTCCGCCGAGCGCCGCGGCGACCGGGTGTTCCGCGGCCTGTCCCGCGGCTCGGGCGTCACGCTGCTCGTGGTGATGGCGGCCATCGCGGCGTTCCTCGCGGTCCGCTCCGTCATCGCCGTCCGCCACGACGAGGGCAACTTCCTCACCACCTTCGAGTGGGACGCGAACGCCGACCCGCCCGTCTTCGGCATCGCGGTCCTCCTGTTCGGCACGGTCGTCAGCTCGGTCGTCGCGATGGTCCTCGCGGTCCCGGTCGCCATCGGGATCGCCCTGTTCCTCACGCACTACGCGCCGCGCCGCCTGGCCGCGCCCCTGAGCTACCTCGTGGACCTGCTGGCGGCCGTCCCGAGCATCGTCTACGGCCTGTGGGGCGCGCTGTACCTCGTGCCGCGCCTCACCGGCCCCTACCTGTGGCTCGACCAGTGGTTCGGCTGGACGGGCGTCCTCGCGTACGACGGGACGCCCGCCAGGTCCCTCATGACGGCCGGCCTGCTGCTCGCCGTCATGATCCTGCCGATCGTGACGAGCGTGACGCGCGAGGTGTTCCGGCAGGCGCCCGCCGGGCCGCAGGAGGCGGCGCTCGCGCTGGGCGCCACCCGGTGGGAGGTCATCCGCATGACGGTCCTGCCGTTCGCCAGGTCAGGGATGATCAGCGCGTCGATGCTCGGGCTCGGCCGCGCGCTCGGGGAGACGATGGCGGTCGCCACGGTCCTGTCGCCCGGCTTCTTCATCGAGGCGAGCCTGCTGGAGTCGGGCGGCGCCACGTTCGCCCAGAACATCGCGAGCCAGTTCAAGGAGGCCGGGTCGATGGGCCGGGACGCGCTGATCGCCTCCGGGCTCGTCCTGTTCCTCCTCACGCTGCTGGTGAACGGCGCCGCCCGCCTCCTGATCGCCCGCCGCGCCGAGTACTCGGGGGCCGCCGCGTGA
- the mqnP gene encoding menaquinone biosynthesis prenyltransferase MqnP, which produces MTATVAGGSGTGRVRAFLRLVMIEHSVFALPFAYIATLTAMFLDGSETVAWGTLVLVTVAMVGLRTFAMAANRVIDREIDARNPRTAGRELVTGAVSVRTAWTGAFVALAVFLGAAAMLNPLCLVLAPVAVVPMVVYPYGKRFTDYPHAILGLAQAMGPVGGWLAVTGAWSWEAVILGVAVGLWIGGFDLIYACQDVAADRGHGVRSVPARFGVAGALYGARVCHAVTMALFVWYAAATDAGAFLWAGLAVVAGAFVYEHGIVKPGDLSRLNRAFFSVNGFVGISLFVFALLDLAVRGLRV; this is translated from the coding sequence GTGACGGCGACGGTGGCGGGCGGTTCCGGGACGGGCCGGGTGCGGGCGTTCCTGCGGCTGGTGATGATCGAGCACTCGGTCTTCGCGCTGCCGTTCGCGTACATCGCGACGCTGACGGCGATGTTCCTGGACGGCTCGGAGACGGTGGCGTGGGGGACGCTGGTGCTCGTCACGGTCGCGATGGTGGGGCTGCGGACGTTCGCCATGGCGGCGAACCGCGTCATCGACCGCGAGATCGACGCCCGCAACCCGCGTACGGCCGGGCGTGAGCTGGTCACCGGCGCCGTGTCGGTGCGGACGGCGTGGACGGGCGCGTTCGTGGCGCTCGCGGTGTTCCTGGGCGCCGCGGCCATGCTGAACCCGCTGTGCCTGGTCCTCGCGCCGGTCGCGGTCGTCCCGATGGTGGTCTATCCGTACGGCAAGCGGTTCACGGACTACCCGCACGCGATCCTCGGCCTGGCGCAGGCGATGGGGCCGGTCGGCGGCTGGCTCGCGGTGACCGGCGCCTGGTCGTGGGAGGCGGTGATACTGGGCGTGGCGGTCGGCCTGTGGATCGGCGGCTTCGACCTGATCTACGCCTGCCAGGACGTGGCGGCGGACCGCGGGCACGGGGTGCGTTCCGTGCCGGCGCGGTTCGGCGTCGCGGGGGCACTGTACGGGGCACGCGTGTGCCACGCAGTGACGATGGCGCTGTTCGTCTGGTACGCGGCGGCGACGGACGCGGGGGCGTTCCTCTGGGCGGGGCTCGCGGTGGTGGCGGGCGCGTTCGTCTACGAGCACGGGATCGTGAAGCCGGGCGACCTGTCGCGGCTGAACCGGGCGTTCTTCTCGGTCAACGGCTTCGTGGGGATCTCGCTGTTCGTGTTCGCGCTGCTCGACCTGGCGGTGCGGGGGCTGCGCGTCTGA
- a CDS encoding DUF47 family protein, with protein MRFRLTPRETSFYALFATAADNVLSGSKLLMELLGAEPATRVEIADRMRAAEHAGDDATHAIFHQLNSSFITPFDREDIYRLASRLDDIMDFMEEAVDLVVLYEIDELPKGVEQQIEVLGRAAELTAEAMPNLRTMERLNEYWIEVNRLENQADQIHRRLLAHLFNGNYGPMEVMKLKQIVDVLEEAADAFEAVANTVETIVVKES; from the coding sequence GTGCGCTTTCGCCTGACCCCACGGGAGACGAGCTTCTACGCACTGTTCGCCACGGCGGCCGACAACGTGCTGAGCGGTTCCAAGCTGCTCATGGAGCTCCTGGGCGCCGAGCCCGCTACGCGCGTCGAGATCGCGGACCGCATGCGTGCCGCCGAGCACGCGGGCGACGACGCCACGCACGCGATCTTCCACCAGCTCAACTCCAGCTTCATCACCCCGTTCGACCGCGAGGACATCTACCGCCTGGCCTCGCGCCTCGACGACATCATGGACTTCATGGAGGAGGCCGTCGACCTCGTCGTGCTGTACGAGATCGACGAGCTCCCCAAGGGCGTCGAGCAGCAGATCGAGGTCCTGGGCAGGGCCGCCGAGCTGACCGCCGAGGCCATGCCGAACCTCCGCACCATGGAGCGGCTGAACGAGTACTGGATCGAGGTCAACCGGCTGGAGAACCAGGCCGACCAGATCCACCGCCGCCTTCTCGCCCACCTCTTCAACGGCAATTACGGGCCGATGGAGGTCATGAAGCTCAAGCAGATCGTCGACGTGCTGGAGGAGGCCGCGGACGCGTTCGAGGCCGTCGCCAACACGGTGGAGACGATCGTCGTCAAGGAGTCCTGA
- the pstS gene encoding phosphate ABC transporter substrate-binding protein PstS: protein MKPLLGAAVLAFGAVALTACGSDDNSGLPGAVRFSPKDIRCASGGGTLLSSGSSAQANAMEVWVNSYQANCDGSRVTYKATGSGAGVQEFLQGTTAFAGTDAPLTDAETAASRSVCADGGRAVHLPMLAGPIAVGYNLPGVDGLVLDAPTLARIFDSAVDRWDDPAIARLNPDADLPDLPITPFHRSDGSGTTANFTAYLAAAAPDAWPHEPDKTWRGRGGQSADGSSGLIGQVQQNEGAIAYVELSHAHRNGVATARLDTGAGRPVAPRVETASRAVDRARVTGEDGDLVLTLDHTARSPGVYPIVLITYEIVCDRGNRPSTLPLTRAFLGYTASDQGQRDLAGIDYAPLPDRLAEQVRERVAGLS from the coding sequence GTGAAGCCACTCCTCGGCGCGGCCGTCCTGGCCTTCGGCGCCGTGGCGCTCACCGCCTGCGGTTCCGACGACAATTCCGGCCTCCCCGGGGCCGTGCGGTTCTCGCCGAAGGACATCCGCTGCGCGTCCGGCGGCGGCACGCTGCTGTCCTCCGGATCGAGCGCCCAGGCCAACGCGATGGAGGTCTGGGTGAACAGCTACCAGGCGAATTGTGACGGCTCCCGCGTCACCTACAAGGCCACCGGCTCCGGCGCCGGCGTGCAGGAGTTCCTCCAGGGCACGACCGCGTTCGCCGGTACGGACGCGCCGCTCACGGACGCCGAGACGGCCGCGTCGCGGTCCGTGTGCGCGGACGGCGGGCGCGCCGTCCACCTGCCGATGCTGGCCGGCCCCATCGCCGTCGGCTACAACCTGCCGGGCGTCGACGGCCTGGTCCTGGACGCGCCGACCCTCGCCCGGATCTTCGACTCGGCCGTCGACCGCTGGGACGACCCGGCCATCGCCCGGCTCAACCCCGACGCCGACCTCCCCGACCTGCCCATCACGCCGTTCCACCGCTCCGACGGCTCCGGCACCACGGCCAACTTCACCGCCTACCTCGCCGCCGCCGCCCCCGACGCATGGCCGCACGAGCCCGACAAGACCTGGCGCGGCCGGGGCGGGCAGTCGGCGGACGGCTCGTCCGGGCTCATCGGGCAGGTCCAGCAGAACGAGGGCGCCATCGCGTACGTCGAGCTGTCCCACGCGCACCGCAACGGCGTCGCCACCGCCCGCCTCGACACCGGCGCGGGCCGTCCGGTGGCCCCCCGCGTCGAGACCGCGTCGCGGGCCGTCGACCGCGCCCGCGTGACCGGCGAGGACGGCGACCTCGTCCTCACCCTCGACCACACGGCCCGCTCACCCGGCGTCTACCCCATCGTCCTCATCACCTACGAGATCGTCTGCGACCGCGGCAACCGCCCCTCGACCCTGCCGCTGACCCGCGCGTTCCTCGGCTACACGGCGAGCGACCAGGGGCAGCGCGACCTCGCGGGCATCGACTACGCGCCGCTGCCCGACCGGCTGGCCGAGCAGGTCCGCGAACGCGTGGCGGGGCTGTCGTGA
- a CDS encoding phosphatase PAP2 family protein produces MAGLDNPDVELDILHGVNGLAERLPGWAADAVAFLGEYGIPLALVALVAVAWLRVRTRPDASAAVAGLLWAGLAAGLARLVNIPISEFVERPRPFVDHPDEVTALVGGKEGWSFVSDHASAAMAIAVGVLLVHRTLGLITLALALCQGFARVFVGVHYPSDVIGGFALGTAVALLLAPVAMSLLTPLVRTLSGTRPLGWLSAPADPGPAERPGRRPGLAA; encoded by the coding sequence ATGGCTGGACTCGATAACCCCGATGTCGAGCTGGACATCCTCCACGGCGTGAACGGCCTGGCCGAACGCCTCCCCGGCTGGGCCGCCGACGCCGTCGCGTTCCTCGGCGAGTACGGCATACCCCTCGCCCTCGTCGCCCTGGTCGCCGTCGCGTGGCTGCGCGTACGCACGCGCCCCGACGCTTCCGCGGCCGTCGCCGGGCTCCTGTGGGCCGGGCTCGCCGCCGGGCTCGCCCGGCTCGTGAACATCCCCATATCCGAGTTCGTCGAACGGCCGCGCCCGTTCGTCGACCACCCCGACGAGGTCACCGCCCTGGTCGGCGGCAAGGAGGGCTGGTCGTTCGTCAGCGACCACGCGTCCGCCGCCATGGCCATCGCCGTCGGCGTCCTCCTCGTCCACCGCACCCTCGGGCTCATCACCCTCGCCCTCGCCCTGTGCCAGGGCTTCGCCCGCGTCTTCGTCGGCGTGCACTACCCGAGCGACGTGATCGGCGGCTTCGCCCTCGGCACGGCCGTCGCGCTGCTGCTCGCCCCCGTCGCCATGTCCCTGCTGACGCCGCTCGTCCGCACGCTGAGCGGTACGCGGCCCCTCGGCTGGCTCAGCGCCCCCGCGGATCCCGGACCCGCCGAACGGCCGGGCCGCCGCCCCGGTCTCGCCGCCTGA
- a CDS encoding metal-sensitive transcriptional regulator, with translation MTDSSAGPHGYSKDKDAHLKRLRRIEGQIRGLQRMVEEDVYCIDILTQVSASTKALQSFALQLLDEHLRHCVAHAAQQGGPQIDAKVEEATAAIARLLRT, from the coding sequence ATGACCGATTCGAGCGCAGGGCCGCACGGGTACAGCAAGGACAAGGACGCGCACCTCAAACGGCTGCGCCGCATCGAGGGCCAGATCCGCGGCCTCCAGCGCATGGTCGAGGAGGACGTGTACTGCATCGACATACTCACCCAGGTCTCCGCCTCCACCAAGGCCCTCCAGTCGTTCGCCCTCCAGCTGCTCGACGAGCACCTGCGGCACTGCGTCGCGCACGCGGCCCAGCAGGGCGGCCCGCAGATCGACGCCAAGGTCGAGGAGGCCACCGCCGCCATCGCGCGTCTGCTGCGCACCTGA
- a CDS encoding inorganic phosphate transporter encodes MDTLALIVVVGTALFFTYTNGFHDSANAIATSISTRALTPRVALGMAAVMNLAGAFLGSGVAKTVSEGIIDTPTGDRGMTILFAALLGATAWNLISWYYGLPSSSSHALFGGMIGAALAGSSAVHWGGVFSKIVIPMFVSPVIGLLLGYLVMVGILWLFRRANPHRAQRGFRMAQTVSAAGMALGHGLQDAQKAMGIVVMALVIADVEDESDAIPVWVKLSCAAMLSLGTYAGGWRIMRTLGRRIIELDPPRGFAAETTAASVLYSASYVFNAPVSTTHVITSAIMGAGATRRISAVRWGVAKSIVAGWFITMPAAGAVAALCYWVVHFFTH; translated from the coding sequence GTGGACACGCTCGCCCTCATCGTGGTGGTCGGCACCGCCCTCTTCTTCACCTACACCAACGGCTTCCACGACTCCGCGAACGCCATCGCGACCTCGATCTCCACCCGCGCCCTGACGCCGCGCGTCGCGCTCGGCATGGCGGCCGTGATGAACCTCGCCGGCGCCTTCCTCGGCAGCGGCGTCGCCAAGACGGTCAGCGAGGGGATCATCGACACCCCGACCGGCGACCGGGGCATGACGATCCTGTTCGCCGCGCTGCTCGGCGCCACCGCGTGGAACCTCATCTCCTGGTACTACGGTCTACCCTCGTCGTCGTCGCACGCCCTGTTCGGCGGCATGATCGGCGCGGCGCTCGCGGGCAGCTCAGCCGTGCACTGGGGCGGCGTGTTCAGCAAGATCGTCATACCGATGTTCGTGTCGCCGGTCATCGGACTGCTGCTCGGCTACCTGGTGATGGTCGGCATCCTGTGGCTCTTCCGCCGCGCCAACCCGCACCGCGCCCAGCGCGGGTTCCGGATGGCGCAGACGGTGTCCGCGGCGGGCATGGCCCTCGGCCACGGCCTGCAGGACGCGCAGAAGGCGATGGGCATCGTCGTGATGGCCCTCGTCATCGCCGACGTGGAGGACGAGAGCGACGCCATCCCCGTCTGGGTGAAGCTGTCGTGCGCCGCGATGCTGTCGCTCGGCACGTACGCGGGCGGCTGGCGCATCATGCGGACGCTGGGCCGCCGCATCATCGAGCTGGACCCGCCGCGCGGTTTCGCCGCCGAGACGACCGCGGCCTCCGTCCTCTACTCGGCCTCCTACGTCTTCAACGCCCCGGTCTCCACGACCCACGTGATCACCTCGGCGATCATGGGCGCGGGCGCCACCCGCCGGATCAGCGCGGTGCGGTGGGGCGTCGCGAAAAGCATCGTGGCGGGCTGGTTCATCACGATGCCGGCGGCCGGCGCCGTGGCGGCGCTGTGCTACTGGGTGGTGCACTTCTTCACCCACTGA
- a CDS encoding PQQ-dependent sugar dehydrogenase has translation MVAALVVVAAAAGCSVGPAADRAEREGLVPAGSGEQDPGADDDPGQPEESSPPSDSPESPAPSDEAPEPTQDPAPAQGTATVVDTLAVDSPTSCCVVPLPDGSLLVGSSDTAVIQHVAPDGATTDIGAVNDATALYGIAVEPDFDASGNGWLYVYYAQESTARVARFSYYGSRSPGERLGSSPATLAGPLPLSDRHRGGAMAFGPDGMLYVGTGDAGQPQVAADPESPAGKVLRMEPDGRVPADNPQQGSLVYASGFADVTGLAFDAAGRLWAVDSGAGGGPAVGPVVPGSTSTDVPPVHQWTDSGAQARGLAYAAGSLWVADPAVPALWRLPLDGDDLVAEPQPLLTDDGALTSPQAVQAPADGTVWLLDSAGQGLLGLDVS, from the coding sequence GTGGTGGCCGCCCTCGTCGTCGTCGCGGCGGCCGCGGGCTGCTCGGTCGGGCCCGCGGCGGACCGCGCCGAACGTGAGGGGCTCGTCCCGGCCGGCAGCGGTGAACAGGACCCCGGGGCGGACGACGATCCCGGACAGCCGGAAGAGTCGTCTCCGCCATCGGACTCGCCGGAGAGCCCCGCCCCCTCCGATGAGGCACCGGAACCGACGCAGGACCCGGCACCGGCCCAGGGCACAGCCACGGTCGTCGACACCTTGGCCGTGGACTCCCCGACGTCGTGCTGTGTGGTGCCGCTCCCGGACGGGAGCCTCCTCGTGGGCTCGTCGGACACCGCCGTGATCCAGCACGTTGCGCCGGACGGCGCCACGACGGACATCGGCGCGGTGAACGACGCGACAGCGCTGTACGGCATCGCGGTCGAGCCGGACTTCGACGCGTCCGGCAACGGCTGGCTGTACGTCTACTACGCCCAGGAGAGCACGGCGCGCGTCGCCCGCTTCAGTTATTACGGTTCCCGGTCGCCCGGCGAACGGCTCGGCAGTTCACCGGCCACGCTCGCCGGTCCCCTGCCCCTGTCGGACCGGCACCGCGGCGGCGCCATGGCCTTCGGTCCCGACGGGATGCTGTACGTCGGCACCGGTGATGCCGGGCAGCCGCAGGTGGCCGCCGATCCCGAGTCGCCCGCCGGCAAGGTGCTCCGCATGGAGCCCGACGGGCGCGTGCCCGCCGACAATCCGCAGCAGGGGTCGCTCGTCTACGCGTCCGGGTTCGCCGATGTCACCGGGCTCGCGTTCGACGCGGCGGGGCGGTTGTGGGCCGTCGATTCGGGTGCCGGGGGCGGTCCCGCCGTCGGTCCCGTCGTCCCCGGGTCCACGAGCACCGATGTCCCGCCCGTGCACCAGTGGACCGACAGCGGCGCGCAGGCGCGCGGGCTCGCGTACGCCGCCGGGTCGCTCTGGGTCGCCGACCCCGCCGTGCCCGCCCTGTGGCGCCTGCCTCTCGACGGCGACGACCTCGTCGCCGAGCCGCAGCCGCTGCTCACCGACGACGGCGCCCTCACCTCGCCCCAGGCCGTCCAGGCACCCGCCGACGGCACCGTCTGGCTCCTCGACAGCGCCGGACAGGGCCTCCTCGGCCTCGACGTGTCCTGA